TAATGCTCGAATCCACTCATGGCTACAGCATAACCCGAAAGGATCCTGAATGCACTGGCTGAACTTGCCCGCGGCCGAGCCAACCCGGCATGCCGCCTTTGCCGACCTGGCCAGCGCCAAGGCATGGCTCGCTGCCCAGCCCCAGACCCAGCCGCTGCTCATGCTCGAATTGCTGACCGGGCAACTCAATGCCACAGATGGAGCCCGCCAGCCCCCCGGCCTGATTGCCGAACAACTCGACCTCCTGCACAGCGCATCGGTCACCACGCTCTGCGCCCTTGAGTCACGCTATACGCGCAAGCCATTGCCGATACCGGCCGAAGACGAGAGCATCTTTGTCGCGTCACAACACCTGTGGACCCGCCTGGGCATCGCCTATCTGCGTCTGGCGCCGCACTTTGCCCCCAAGGACAAATGCCGGCTGCTGTTTCGCGCCGCCAATGCCTTCCGGACCGCAGAGTTCTGCCATTTCCTGGCCGCCCGCGAATGTCCGGCACAGCTCGACCAGCTGCTCTTCGGCGTCCTGATCCAGGCCGAAAGCAGCGGCATCCTGCGCCAGCCGGTGACGGACAAGGATTTCCCGCATCTGGGCGAGGGCAACATCGCCGGACTGCTGGCCTGGGCCTTCCTGCTCCGCCTGATCGACCCCTACCGCCTGACGGCGCCGCAACTGGCCGTGGCCAACCGCGCGATCAGCCGCTGGCGCGAGCTGTGCAGTTTTCACATGGAAGCCGACCAGAGCGCCAATGCCCGCGAAATTTCTCTCACTTCGCTGTTCGGCACCACCTTGCCGGAAGGCATGCCGCGCTGGCTGGGCATCCGCTCGATCGCGCGCAAGATCAGCGCCCGCGTCGAAGCCCTGCACAATGGCGAAACGCCCGAATCCCTGAAGCTCGGCCGCGAGCTGTCGGGGAGCGCCTGCATCCGCTTGTTGACCGACATCGACCGCTATCTGCTGGCCAGTCCGCCAGCCCCCGCCGGCGAGAGCGGCGATGTCCAGCTCGCCTTCGGCCCGGCCGATGCCTATGCGCTTTTCACCGAAGAACTGCTCAATCCCGAAGCCAGCATGGACGTCAGCAGTGAAGCCCTGGCCAATGAACGCATGGCCATTTTCGGCTTCGACCAGGTGGCACGCATGCCGACCGCCGTCCAGCGCCTGCACATTCCGGGGGAGATGTGGAAAGTCTTCGACGGCATCGCAATCCGCCCGCCCGAGACCGGCGAACGCCGCCTGGCGCCCTGCCTGATCGCCACGCTGCGCGATGGTCAGGCACGCCTTGGGGTGTTGCGGGCACTGCTCGGCGATGCCGGCGGCAGCCTGAGCGGAACACTGGACTGGTATGCCGGCAAGATCGAGGCCTGCCGCCTGAAACCGCTCGGCCCGCGCGAACAGAAAATGCCGCGGGTGGCGGCCTTCCTGCTGCATGACGCCGGCCAGGTGTCGCTGCTCATTCCATCAGCCGCCCCGATCCGTCCCGGCATCGGCCTGGCCCTCGAAGGCGGCACGCTGGAACATCTCGTACCGATCGAAGTCATCGAACGCGGCATCGACTTCGTTCGCTACAGCTGCCGTCTGGCCTGAGCAAATAAAAAAGCCCGTCGCATGACGGGCCTTTTGTCCGGTACTGCGCGGAATTGACCTCCGCGCAGCGGTCGACCGTCAGAAACGGTCGAAATCCGGCTTATTCGAACTCGATGATGACCTGATCCACCGACAGGCTTTCGCCGGCCGCAGCGGAGATCTTCTTGACCTTGCAGTCCTGGTCGGCCTTGAGGATGTTTTCCATCTTCATGGCTTCGATGACCGCCAGCTTCTCGCCGGCCTTCACTTCCTGACCGACGGCTACGGAGACTTCGCGCAGCAGACCCGGCATCGGGGAGAGCAGGAACTTCGAAAGGTCGGGTGCCGGCTTTTCGGGCATCAGGGCCAGCAATTCGGCAGCACGGGCACTCATCACCATGAAGTCGGCACGGGTACCCCAATGGAACAGGGAGTACTTGGTCTTGTGACGTTCGACCTGCAGCGTGAATGCTTCGCCGTTGCAGGTGCCGTTGAAGAGCGATTCACCCAGCTTCCAGTCGGACAGGATCTCGTATTGCTTGCCCTGGTATTCGACGTGATAACCGCCGGCGACCGGACGCGCCACAACATGATGACTCTCGTTGCCATTCGGATTCAGGCGAACGACACACCAGTTGTCGCTGACGATACGCTCGTGACCCTGCAACTGGCCGGTGATCGAGGCCGAACGATCCGTAAAGGCGCGGTAAACGTAGGCAGCAATCGAAACCAGCAGGGCCGGATCATCGTGCGGCACCATCGAGGCATCGAAGCCGGTCGGGTAGTGCTTGGGGATAAAACCGGTATCGAAGATGCCGGAATGGAAAACCGGATGCTGCATCAGCGCGGCCTGGAACGGAATGTTCGAGGAAATGCCGCGGATGACGAAACCGTTCAGGGCATCACGCATGCGGGCGATGGCCTGCTCACGGGTGGCAGCATGCACGATCAGCTTGGCAATCATCGAGTCGTAGAACATCGAGATTTCGCCACCGTCGTATACGCCGGTATCGACACGGGTCGTACCATTGGCGTCGGTGGTTTCCTTGGGCGGCAGGAACTTGACCAGACGACCGGTAGACGGCAGGAAGCCGCGGAACGGGTCTTCGGCGTTGATCCGGCACTCCATGGACCAGCCATTGATCTTGACGTCAGCCTGGGCCAGCGGCAGCTTTTCGCCGTAGGCGACGCGGATCATCTGCTCGACCAGGTCGAGGCCGGTGATCAGCTCGGTGACCGGGTGTTCCACCTGCAGGCGGGTGTTCATTTCCAGGAAGTAGAACTCCTTGGTCGCACCGGAGACCACGAACTCGACCGTACCGGCCGACTCGTAATTCACGGCACGGGCCAGGGCCACGGCCTGTTCGCCCATCGCCTTGCGCATTTCCGGATCGACGAAGGGGCTCGGTGCCTCTTCAATGACCTTCTGGTGACGACGCTGGATCGAGCAGTCACGCTCGTTCAGATACACGTAGTTGCCGTGCGAGTCGCCGAGCACCTGGATTTCGATGTGACGCGGCTCGAGCACGTACTTTTCGATGAAGACGCGGTCATCACCGAAGGAGTTGCGGGCTTCATTGACGCAGGACGAGAAGCCTTCATGCGCTTCGGCATCGTTGTAGGCAACGCGCAGACCCTTGCCGCCGCCACCGGCGGAAGCCTTGATCATCACCGGATAGCCGATGCCCTGGGCGATCTTGACGGCTTCGTCAGGACCCGCGATAGCTTCGTTGTAGCCCGGAATGGTGTTGACCTTGGCTTCGATGGCCAGCTTCTTGGACTCGATCTTGTCGCCCATCTTGGCGATGGAGTAGTGCTTCGGACCGATGAACTTGATGCCTTCTTCTTCCAGACGGCGGGAAAATGCGGCGTTCTCGGACAGGAAGCCGTAGCCCGGATGGACGGCCTGAGCGCCGGTCTGCTTGCAGGCGGCGATGATCTTGTCGGCAACGAGATAGGACTCTTTCGAGGCAGCCGGGCCGATGCAGACGGCTTCATCGGCCATATCGACGAACAAGGCATCCTTGTCGGCTTCGGAATAGACGGCGACGGTCTTGATGCCCATCTTGCGGGCGGTCTTGATGACACGGCAGGCGATTTCGCCGCGGTTTGCTATGAGAATCTTTGTAAACATAAGTGTTCGTCCTTTTTTAGGATCGAGGATCGAGGAGCTTGAGCTGTTAGTAAGCGCAGGCCCACTCGATCCTAATAACTCGATCCTGGATCCTAATCAAAGCGGAATGTTGCCGTGCTTGCGCCACGGATTGTCGAGTTTCTTGTCGCGCAGCATGGCCAGCGAGCGGGCAATACGCTTGCGGGTGGCATGCGGCATGATGACGTCGTCGATGAAGCCACGTGCGCCAGCCACGAACGGATTGGCAAACTTGTCCTTGTACTCGGCTTCGCGCTCGGCGAGCTTGGCCGGATCGTTCTTTTCCTCGCGGAAGATGATCTCGACGGCGCCCTTCGGGCCCATCACGGCGATTTCAGCCGACGGCCAGGCGAGATTGACGTCGCCACGCAGGTGCTTGGACGACATCACGTCGTAAGCGCCGCCGTAGGCCTTGCGGGTAATCACGGTGACCTTCGGCACGGTACATTCGGCGTACGCGTAGAGCAGCTTGGCGCCGTGCTTGATGATGCCGCCGTATTCCTGCTGCGTACCCGGCATGAAGCCCGGCACATCGACGAAGGTCACGACCGGAATGTTGAAGGCATCGCAGAAACGCACGAAACGGGCAGCCTTGATCGAGGACTTGATGTCGAGACAACCGGCCAGCACCAGCGGCTGGTTGGCGACGATACCGACCGGATGGCCGTCAACGCGACCGAAGCCGATGATGATGTTCTTGGCGTAATCCGGCTGGATTTCGAAGAAATCGTTGTCGTCGACGACCTTGATCAGCAATTCCTTCATGTCGTACGGCTTGTTGTTATTGTCCGGCACCAGGGTGTCGAGCGAATAATCCATGCGACCGGCCGGATCGTTGGTCCAGGTAACCGGCGGCTTTTCCTTGTTGTTGGCCGGCAGGAAGTTCATGAAGCGGCGCAGCATGGACAGGGCTTCGACGTCATTCTCGAAAGCGAGGTCGGCAACACCGGACTTGCTGGTATGCGTCACTGCACCGCCCAGTTCTTCGGCGGTGACGTCTTCGTGGGTCACCGTCTTGACGACTTCCGGACCGGTCACGAACATGTAGGACGAGTCTTTCACCATGAAGATGAAATCGGTCATCGACGGCGAGTACACCGCACCACCGGCACAGGGGCCCATGATCATGGAGATCTGCGGCACGACGCCGGAGGCCATCACGTTGCGCTGGAACACGTCGGCGTAACCGCCGAGGGAGGCAACGCCTTCCTGGATGCGGGCACCGCCCGAGTCGTTCAGACCGATCACCGGGGCACCGACCTTCATCGCCTGGTCCATGACCTTGCAGATCTTCTCGGCATGGGTTTCCGACAGCGAGCCGCCGAACACGGTGAAATCCTGCGAGAAGACGAAGACCAGACGGCCGTTGATCGTGCCATAGCCGATAACCACGCCGTCACCCGGAGTTTTTTCCGCCTGATCCATACCGAAATCGGTACAGCGGTGCTCCTTGAACATGTCCCATTCTTCGAAAGAATCCGGGTCGAGCAACAGCTCGATACGTTCACGGGCGGTCAGCTTGCCCTTCTTGTGCTGGCTGTCGATACGCTTCTGGCCACCGCCGAGGCGGGCCAGTTCACGCTTTTTTTCCAGCTGGCGGATGATGTCGTGCATAGAAAACTCCCTAAGTGGATCGGGTGATTAGTGTTTCAGATAGTCGAGCAGCGCATACGCGGCAGCAGCCGGTGTCGTATGACCCTGTTCGACGGATTGGGTGAAGGCGGGCAGGTTTTCCTGCACGCGCGGGTGAAGACGGAAATGCTGGCGCAGACCGGAATCGATCATCTGCCACATCCAGGACAAAGCCTGATGCTGCCGCTTGGCGGCAAACTCGCCGGTCGGCGTGAGGGCAGCCTGGAACTTCTCGACCTGTTCCCAGAACTCGCCGATGCCCTGTTTGTGCAAGGCCGACAGGGCGATGACCGGCGGCGCCCAGTTCGGTGAGGCCGGACGCAGCATGTGCAACGCATTGCGCCACTGGGCACGGACAACGGCGGTAGCCTGCTTGTCGATGTCGGCCTTGTTGATGACCACCATGTCGGCGATCTCGACGATACCTTTTTTGATGGCCTGCAGATCGTCGCCGGCATTCGGCAATTGCAACAGGCAAAACATGTCGACCATGCCGGCCACCGTCGTTTCGGACTGGCCGACACCAACGGTCTCGATGATGATCACGTCGTAGCCGGAAGCCTCGCAGAGCAGCATGGCCTCGCGCGACTTTTCGGCGACGCCGCCCAGCGAACCGGAAGACGGACTTGGCCGGATGAAGGCTTCTTCACGCTGGCTGAGCAGTTCCATGCGCGTCTTGTCGCCGAGGATGGAACCTCCCGACACCGATGACGAGGGGTCAACGGCCAGCACAGCCAGCTTCTTGCCCTGCTCGATCAGCCAGACGCCGAGCGCCTCGATGAAGGTCGACTTGCCCGCCCCCGGCACACCGGAAATGCCGATCCGGATCGCCTTGCCGGTGTGCGGCAGCAACGCATTCAAGACCTGCTGCGCACGCTGCTGGTGATCCGGACGCGTCGATTCGATCAGCGTGATGGCCTTGGCCAGCGCACGGCGCTGACCGGCCAGCACGCCGTCTACCAGCGCCTGATCAACCGCGGAAAGGGAATGCGCCAGCACGGCAGCTTCACCCGGATGCATGCAGGGTTTAGCCGCGTGCCTTGCGGATTTCTTCGATCACCTTGATGGCCGAGTCCTCGATCCGGGTACCCGGCCCGAAGATGGCCTTGGCGCCGGCGTTGTAGAGATAGTCGTAGTCCTGGGCCGGAATCACGCCACCGGCGAAAACGATGATGTCGTCACCGCCCTGGTCCTTGAGTGCCTTGACCAGTT
The DNA window shown above is from Quatrionicoccus australiensis and carries:
- the meaB gene encoding methylmalonyl Co-A mutase-associated GTPase MeaB — protein: MHPGEAAVLAHSLSAVDQALVDGVLAGQRRALAKAITLIESTRPDHQQRAQQVLNALLPHTGKAIRIGISGVPGAGKSTFIEALGVWLIEQGKKLAVLAVDPSSSVSGGSILGDKTRMELLSQREEAFIRPSPSSGSLGGVAEKSREAMLLCEASGYDVIIIETVGVGQSETTVAGMVDMFCLLQLPNAGDDLQAIKKGIVEIADMVVINKADIDKQATAVVRAQWRNALHMLRPASPNWAPPVIALSALHKQGIGEFWEQVEKFQAALTPTGEFAAKRQHQALSWMWQMIDSGLRQHFRLHPRVQENLPAFTQSVEQGHTTPAAAAYALLDYLKH
- a CDS encoding acetyl-CoA carboxylase biotin carboxylase subunit — encoded protein: MFTKILIANRGEIACRVIKTARKMGIKTVAVYSEADKDALFVDMADEAVCIGPAASKESYLVADKIIAACKQTGAQAVHPGYGFLSENAAFSRRLEEEGIKFIGPKHYSIAKMGDKIESKKLAIEAKVNTIPGYNEAIAGPDEAVKIAQGIGYPVMIKASAGGGGKGLRVAYNDAEAHEGFSSCVNEARNSFGDDRVFIEKYVLEPRHIEIQVLGDSHGNYVYLNERDCSIQRRHQKVIEEAPSPFVDPEMRKAMGEQAVALARAVNYESAGTVEFVVSGATKEFYFLEMNTRLQVEHPVTELITGLDLVEQMIRVAYGEKLPLAQADVKINGWSMECRINAEDPFRGFLPSTGRLVKFLPPKETTDANGTTRVDTGVYDGGEISMFYDSMIAKLIVHAATREQAIARMRDALNGFVIRGISSNIPFQAALMQHPVFHSGIFDTGFIPKHYPTGFDASMVPHDDPALLVSIAAYVYRAFTDRSASITGQLQGHERIVSDNWCVVRLNPNGNESHHVVARPVAGGYHVEYQGKQYEILSDWKLGESLFNGTCNGEAFTLQVERHKTKYSLFHWGTRADFMVMSARAAELLALMPEKPAPDLSKFLLSPMPGLLREVSVAVGQEVKAGEKLAVIEAMKMENILKADQDCKVKKISAAAGESLSVDQVIIEFE
- a CDS encoding acyl-CoA carboxylase subunit beta; protein product: MHDIIRQLEKKRELARLGGGQKRIDSQHKKGKLTARERIELLLDPDSFEEWDMFKEHRCTDFGMDQAEKTPGDGVVIGYGTINGRLVFVFSQDFTVFGGSLSETHAEKICKVMDQAMKVGAPVIGLNDSGGARIQEGVASLGGYADVFQRNVMASGVVPQISMIMGPCAGGAVYSPSMTDFIFMVKDSSYMFVTGPEVVKTVTHEDVTAEELGGAVTHTSKSGVADLAFENDVEALSMLRRFMNFLPANNKEKPPVTWTNDPAGRMDYSLDTLVPDNNNKPYDMKELLIKVVDDNDFFEIQPDYAKNIIIGFGRVDGHPVGIVANQPLVLAGCLDIKSSIKAARFVRFCDAFNIPVVTFVDVPGFMPGTQQEYGGIIKHGAKLLYAYAECTVPKVTVITRKAYGGAYDVMSSKHLRGDVNLAWPSAEIAVMGPKGAVEIIFREEKNDPAKLAEREAEYKDKFANPFVAGARGFIDDVIMPHATRKRIARSLAMLRDKKLDNPWRKHGNIPL